The sequence aaaatttatttcttcatttattATGAGTTGAATATTAACTGAATAAGTACTAGTTAGTAAACATTGaagtttagtaaataaattcgTATATAAACGTGATTCATGATTTCATTTATACTTCTATTTCTGATGAAGTGGTTGGCAGGCAACTTTGTCATTTTGGTCTTTGCaagttttaaaaacgaaaatagtTCAGACACAATTTCCCATCGATACTCAGCATTTTAAATGTACAATTAATTTACCtaataaagaaacataattacttTCTAGTCCTAGCCGACAGCCGAGTAGACACGGTGACTACAGCCGGCAACCACTTGATAGGCAGAACGTCCCGCCCATACGTCTCATTGCTGATGAGGAGGTTGGCCACCAGCTTGGCTCTGTTCACTTTATAGTTGCAGGCTTCGAAGTCGAAGAGGTAGGTCACGCGGAAGAGCTTATCGTACTCAATGTTGGTTTTGTCTGGAGACCAGACGCAGTAGAGAATGGTCATGGAGCCGATAGTAACTATGATGCCTAGAACAAACGCAGATAGGTACTGAATGCTATCGAAATTGTATGGATGatgaatatgaattttatgaTGTGATTGGGTTAGTGTTTCAGTAACTGTCCCAAATTCAAATTCGTTATACGTTTTATAGGTATATTCCATGTCATCGTCTTTTTGTCATTTGGAAAGAAAGCATGAAGATCGGCTGTAGGGTAACTCAAACACCTTTGTCCAATGTGTAAAAACCTACCTTAAAAACTGATGCTTTATGTTAAGAACATTCAGAAATAGTCACTACTCACACTGTAGAACAACCATATCAGTTATGAAAGCGCATTTATTCCGATCATTAGGCAATAAAGTGAGAACATCTTGCTCTTGGATTTCGTAGTCAAAAATCATGACTAGTAGATTATTTCACGAACATAAAAATGggaacaaatttaaatttgtggTGATGGAGGAAAGGTGTTCCAAACTGTTCTGAAGCAAGTATTCGCTTATTCGATAAATCTTAACCATAATGATTTTCGTATGACAATGTTTGACAGCTattgtaaaaacaaactttttaaagcgTTTCGTTTGAGTAACAAGAGACTTGGTATTCTATGCTCTACGTTAACCATTTTTTGTATGTAACCTTTTTGAAACACGACCTTGCTGATCAACAACACGTtccatcaaaaaataaaatattgaaagtaaaaaGCGTTTTGTATCAGGGTTCAATAAATCTGAACGTGTAATAAATCTAGATGTGTACGTGTACCTAAAAGTACGTAAAAGTTTTGCGGTTCTCGCAGTATTAAAGCGCCCGATAAAAACTCATAGCAAGTTAAAGAGAGCTATAAAACTAAAGAACTTAGTTGGAGCCCGGAGTGCTACGTATGGACGTCTGGTTAATTAACTGTCGACAGTTTTATGTCTTCCTCAGACGAACACTAGACTGCTGAAACACGGGGGAGGCGAATGGCAGCATtctagtataataaatatttctttggaTTTAGGTGTAGTAGAGTTTTTAAATTGCtcaaatttttatcatttgcatttacaagattttgttgaaaggtttttttaaatttaataaaattcattccATTGAGCTAATGGGAAGTAAAGGATaaatcatttttctattttcagttCACATTTTTGCAgattgaatatataaaaaataataaaagtgaataaCTAAATCAGGAAGGCTGAGCTTCCTAAATGTAAAAGGGGCTACAAACAGCTATTTTTCGAGAATCTAGAAGGTTACGGTCGAAAACTAACGAAAAATTTATAAAGGCATTTGAGTTTGAGAATGGAATTTAAAAAGTGAGCGAACAATCCTTAACTTAATTATGCCGTCAAAATTAACTTCTTCATCTTAAGAAAATTCCAGTAAATTTTCATCATTACGTTCATTGATAAACCTTCTctcataaaacattaataatagaGTTAGGTTGATATCTAGATTTCCGGTAGTCCTAAAAAGGTATAAGCCACTTGAAACCATGGGTGGCTGAATAAGGGGCTTCCTTCAAAGTGGATTGTCGACGGATCTCACAGACTAATAGGAATAGAGagtatatgaaaatattgaggTATATTTATACCATACTTTTATTGGTAGAAATAATCTAAAACCTAAaagtaattgtaattgtatcAAAAAGTGTACTTACTGGCGATTGATTATCAagatattgaaattgaaatggtaatgagatcattttatttgtatattttagtatCACTTggatctaaatataaatatcttatcTTATGTTTAAGATATAAACAATAAcgatgtataatatttttagtagtcagaaattattttcataattcgtTGCTAGTTTATACgaataaatagaaaaacattCAATTAGAGACGTTGACTACGAAATAGGACAGAGATCATTAGATACTAACAAACGACATAAAAAGCGGAATGATATCTTGTTTTTCATTGCAAAAAGCGGCGAGTCGACTTTCATAGATTTTTTGTTAAGCTAGTGGAAACGGAGCAATACTTATTTATCCAATGCTTTTCTACTTGGacttcattttctttaaagaaacaGATTTTTGTTCACGACATTTTGTCTGACCTCATTTGTCAgctactttttaaaaataaaattagtttacaaaaataaatgatagcaaaataaataattttattaataacttaattcgCTACACGTTTAAAAGCTCTCAGTGTTGAGTAATTAAAACCAAACGCTACCATTTCAGCAAATAGAGATACCTTCGGAAAATCGAACGCAATCAATCATGTTTGAACAAGCTTACATATTCTCGGGTATGAACGTGTTGAGAGTGCTCGACATTCATGGGATGCGAGTGTACGGATGGTGACTTCTTGTTGGAACATGTCTTGGGACCGATGACATTTACTTACGACGTTTTAAAGTCAACGGTCTTCTGGAAAAAAGTGTTTACCAGATCATTTAAAAAATTTGGAGTAGGAAAATACAAGGAACATGGAAAAGagaatattttggaaaatactGTTTCAGAACTTTACAAGTTTTTTGGATTTGTCACTTTGTTCCCAATGTTTTATGAAAGTCCGAAAATccaatattttatggaaaaaaaaatcaacctaAA comes from Trichoplusia ni isolate ovarian cell line Hi5 chromosome 27, tn1, whole genome shotgun sequence and encodes:
- the LOC113505904 gene encoding uncharacterized protein LOC113505904 isoform X2 — protein: MIFDYEIQEQDVLTLLPNDRNKCAFITDMVVLQCIIVTIGSMTILYCVWSPDKTNIEYDKLFRVTYLFDFEACNYKVNRAKLVANLLISNETYGRDVLPIKWLPAVVTVSTRLSARTRKYIELSLAFHVIWSVLAIGFRIVTKNSTDLRTLKVTLIVFFYYCIFIICFDASMAVLYITHIKQSLTKGMILRNSGWSTEIKLQG